In Humulus lupulus chromosome 7, drHumLupu1.1, whole genome shotgun sequence, the following are encoded in one genomic region:
- the LOC133789808 gene encoding uncharacterized protein LOC133789808 gives MVIKKEKPKDDEMFHCKCNPERVVTLGRILSAEPKKAVTNIGFGAMLDLKMDCVMSKLARWLVDQIDDGERVLIVGTTIIELKSYLFEHVIGIRDDNTLIKLPEKNHYNPYHDFIFNIHKKATTIDELEKVIERSKTTDKLFLMRYIFVVIAAVLCPTSGNRVKKAYQSIVYNVESIKNFNRVTHTLNFLCEQIQRLKQGEIHYIPDCSLFLQLMFMDRALWPRGQIDRSIPPIALWDKTTMKKFALFIDRK, from the exons ATGGTTATCAAAAAGGAAAAGCCAAAAGATGACGAGATGTTCCATTGCAAGTGCAATCCTGAAAGGGTTGTGACTTTAGGAAGAATATTGAGTGCTGAGCCAAAGAAGGCAGTGACGAATATTGGATTTGGTGCTATGTTGGATTTGAAGATGGACTGTGTGATGAGCAAGTTAGCTAGGTGGTTAGTTGATCAGATTGACGATGGCGAGAGGGTACTTATTGTGGGTACCACCATCATAGAATTGAAGTCGTATCTTTTCGAGCATGTTATAGGGATTAGGGATGACAATACCCTTATCAAACTGCCTGAGAAGAATCACTACAACCCTTACCATGATTTTATTTTCAACATTCATAAGAAAGCCACTACCATCGATGAATTGGAGAAAGTAATTGAACGGAGCAAGACAACAGACAAGCTCTTTCTCATGCGTTACATATTTGTCGTAATTGCGGCCGTTCTTTGTCCAACGTCGGGAAATCGTGTTAAGAAAGCATACCAATCCATTGTCTACAATGTGGAGTCTATTAAGAATTTCAATAGGGTGACACACACTCTCAACTTTCTTTGTGAGCAGATTCAACGTTTGAAGCAGGGAGAGATTCATTACATACCCGATTGTTCGCTCTTCCTACAG TTAATGTTCATGGATAGAGCTTTGTGGCCTCGTGGGCAGATAGATAGGAGTATCCCCCCGATTGCACTTTGGGATAAGACCACTATGAAGAAATTTGCGCTTTTCATTGACCGTAAATGA